In Deferribacteraceae bacterium V6Fe1, one genomic interval encodes:
- the msrB gene encoding peptide-methionine (R)-S-oxide reductase MsrB produces the protein MAKVYEKATFAGGCFWCIEEAFEKIDGVIEVVSGYTGGHVENPTYRDVSSGYTGHFEAVEVTFDPLKVSYEDLLNVFWQSVDPTDDGGQFVDRGSQYHTAIFYHNDTQKRLAEESKNRIANSGRFDKPIATQIFEAKKFYKAEDYHQDYYKKDKFNYKMYKLNSGRMAYINKVWKNSKEKKEELKKRLTPLQYKVTQENGTEPAFNNEYWNNKKAGIYVDIVSGELLFSSTDKFDSGTGWPSFTKPITEDAVYTKEDITFFMVRNEVRSKKADSHLGHVFTDGPEPTGLRYCINSASLKFIPVEDMEKEGYGEYLYLFNQK, from the coding sequence ATGGCTAAGGTTTATGAAAAGGCTACTTTTGCAGGTGGCTGCTTTTGGTGTATTGAGGAGGCATTTGAAAAGATAGACGGTGTAATAGAGGTTGTTTCAGGCTACACAGGTGGGCATGTTGAAAATCCTACATATCGTGATGTTTCAAGTGGTTATACCGGGCATTTTGAGGCGGTAGAAGTTACATTTGATCCATTAAAGGTTAGTTATGAAGATTTATTGAATGTGTTTTGGCAAAGTGTTGACCCTACTGACGATGGTGGCCAGTTTGTAGATAGAGGTAGCCAGTATCATACCGCAATATTTTACCATAATGATACACAGAAGAGGCTGGCTGAGGAATCGAAAAACAGGATTGCAAATTCGGGCAGATTTGACAAGCCTATTGCCACTCAAATATTTGAAGCAAAGAAGTTTTATAAAGCCGAAGACTATCATCAGGATTATTATAAAAAAGATAAATTCAATTACAAAATGTATAAACTTAACTCAGGCAGGATGGCATATATAAATAAAGTTTGGAAGAATAGTAAGGAAAAAAAGGAAGAGTTAAAAAAAAGATTAACACCTTTACAGTACAAAGTAACACAGGAAAACGGAACTGAGCCTGCATTTAATAATGAATATTGGAACAATAAAAAAGCCGGTATTTATGTCGACATAGTTTCAGGAGAACTCCTTTTTAGCTCAACCGACAAATTTGATTCCGGCACAGGCTGGCCAAGCTTTACCAAGCCTATAACGGAAGATGCAGTTTATACAAAGGAAGATATAACCTTTTTTATGGTTAGAAATGAGGTCAGGAGCAAAAAAGCAGACTCTCATTTGGGCCATGTGTTTACTGATGGACCGGAGCCGACAGGGCTTAGATATTGTATAAATTCTGCGTCTTTAAAATTTATACCTGTTGAAGATATGGAAAAAGAAGGTTATGGAGAATATCTCTATCTTTTTAATCAAAAATAA
- a CDS encoding aminotransferase class I/II-fold pyridoxal phosphate-dependent enzyme produces MGPSNINLNLNVRGLPVSATLDINEKSNKLLAEGKQIYKFGLGQSPFPVPQVVVNELRNNAHQKDYLPVRGYQPLREAIANYLNNAHNLTFSSEDIIVGPGSKELMFIIQLVYYGDLLIPTPSWVSYAPQAEIIGRHVYWLKTSEDNKWLLTAEELDKFCSSDATRPRILILNYPNNPTGLTYTKDELKSIAEVARKYGIIVLSDEIYGETHHDGNHYSIAKYYPEGTIISTGLSKWCGAGGWRLGTFAFPKNLRWLLDAMAVVASETFTSTSAPIQYAAVRAFQGGIEIERYLWNSRRILKAIGNYMYEKFIGTGISVDKPEGAFYMFPSFKNFADKLKSKSILNSSQMCSQILEDTGVAILPGSAFGRPADEFTARLAYVDFDGAKAIASVEVMSKDKELDTEFLEKNCEKVIIATERLCDWFNSL; encoded by the coding sequence ATGGGGCCATCAAACATCAATCTTAATTTAAACGTAAGAGGTTTGCCGGTATCGGCAACACTTGACATTAACGAAAAAAGCAACAAACTTTTAGCGGAAGGGAAACAGATTTACAAATTTGGGCTGGGGCAGTCACCTTTTCCTGTGCCTCAGGTCGTTGTTAATGAACTGAGAAATAATGCACACCAAAAAGATTATCTTCCCGTCAGAGGGTATCAACCGTTGAGAGAAGCTATTGCAAATTATTTGAATAATGCTCACAATTTAACTTTTTCGAGTGAGGATATAATTGTAGGGCCAGGGTCAAAAGAGTTAATGTTTATAATTCAGCTTGTTTACTACGGTGACTTACTTATACCTACTCCAAGTTGGGTTTCGTATGCTCCTCAAGCTGAAATCATTGGAAGGCATGTTTACTGGCTTAAAACTTCCGAAGATAACAAATGGCTTTTAACTGCTGAGGAGTTGGACAAATTTTGCAGCAGTGACGCCACAAGGCCAAGAATATTGATACTAAATTACCCCAATAACCCCACAGGTTTGACATATACCAAAGACGAACTAAAGTCTATTGCCGAAGTTGCAAGAAAATATGGTATTATAGTTTTGTCCGATGAGATTTACGGAGAAACTCATCATGATGGAAATCATTATTCAATAGCAAAATATTATCCCGAAGGAACGATAATTAGCACTGGATTGAGTAAGTGGTGTGGTGCCGGCGGATGGAGACTTGGCACATTTGCATTTCCTAAAAATTTAAGGTGGCTTCTTGATGCAATGGCAGTTGTGGCAAGCGAGACATTTACTTCAACCTCAGCACCTATTCAATATGCTGCAGTGAGGGCATTTCAGGGTGGCATAGAAATAGAAAGATATCTTTGGAATTCAAGAAGGATATTAAAAGCTATCGGAAATTATATGTATGAAAAGTTTATAGGTACGGGAATATCAGTAGACAAGCCTGAAGGCGCTTTCTATATGTTTCCGAGTTTTAAAAATTTTGCGGATAAATTAAAAAGCAAATCTATTTTAAACAGCAGTCAGATGTGTTCCCAAATTCTTGAAGATACAGGGGTAGCAATTTTGCCGGGCTCAGCTTTTGGCAGACCTGCGGATGAGTTTACTGCAAGGCTTGCATATGTTGATTTTGATGGGGCAAAGGCTATTGCATCGGTAGAAGTCATGTCAAAAGATAAGGAACTTGACACAGAATTTTTAGAAAAAAACTGTGAAAAGGTTATAATAGCAACCGAAAGACTTTGCGATTGGTTTAATAGTCTTTAA
- a CDS encoding septal ring lytic transglycosylase RlpA family protein, with the protein MKKLIILTLLLSIVACGTKVQKTPPRSDYAGAVYGRPYIIRGVKYYPLQKVKEFEQYGLASWYGKEEHGKLTATGEKFNMYDLTAAHKTLPLGSMVLVKNLENGKELVVRVNDRGPFVKGRIIDLSYKGAEELGFAGKGLAKVKIELLSENPNSYVYHGKSVDLDKGTFYIQIGSFKNYENALRAKSSFDSAVIRQAFVNNENFYRVWVGSFNSRQKAEDTLRKLSYKHPQAFIVAD; encoded by the coding sequence ATAAAGAAATTAATAATTTTGACTCTGTTGCTTAGCATTGTTGCATGCGGCACAAAGGTCCAAAAAACTCCGCCAAGAAGCGATTATGCTGGAGCGGTTTACGGCAGACCGTATATCATAAGAGGGGTAAAATATTACCCTTTGCAAAAAGTTAAAGAGTTTGAACAATACGGACTTGCTTCATGGTATGGAAAAGAGGAGCATGGCAAATTAACAGCAACAGGGGAAAAATTTAATATGTATGACCTTACCGCTGCCCACAAAACACTCCCTTTAGGGTCAATGGTTTTAGTTAAAAATCTTGAAAATGGCAAAGAACTTGTCGTAAGAGTTAATGACAGAGGTCCATTTGTAAAAGGCAGAATAATAGACTTGTCATATAAGGGTGCAGAAGAGCTTGGCTTTGCGGGAAAGGGTCTTGCCAAAGTAAAAATCGAGCTACTAAGCGAAAACCCTAATAGTTACGTCTACCACGGCAAATCCGTAGACCTTGATAAAGGGACTTTTTACATACAAATCGGCTCTTTCAAAAATTATGAAAACGCTTTGAGGGCAAAAAGCAGTTTTGATTCCGCTGTAATAAGACAGGCTTTTGTCAATAATGAAAACTTTTACAGGGTATGGGTAGGAAGTTTCAACAGCAGGCAAAAAGCTGAGGATACTTTAAGAAAACTATCTTACAAGCACCCTCAGGCATTTATTGTGGCTGATTAA
- the mnmH gene encoding tRNA 2-selenouridine(34) synthase MnmH, with amino-acid sequence MGVKGQLTIEEILEKGLENFSIIDVRSPGEFREDHIPNAINIPLLDDEERKEIGIIYKNIGPDKAKLRGVEVVSPKLPEFIKAIHQIYQIKKPVVIYCWRGGLRSEASVTFARLAGISVSKLIGGYKSYRKFVSEYFANMDESIKFITLFGPTCSGKTEILECIAQKGFPVINFEKCARHKGSVFGHIGEDDYPYITQKKFESEVFYSMYKNKSNLYFVEGESKKIGKVTIPNSLFKKIKHAYKVYIDADISFRVKFAIETYKPQLYEKDIHGSLQNIKRYLDKKTFDKLTSFLNQKNFEDFTKEIMLTYYDPLYKNGIKENIDYQIKLSNIEDTANELTKLYKEINNFDSVA; translated from the coding sequence ATGGGAGTAAAAGGGCAATTAACAATTGAAGAAATTTTAGAAAAAGGTCTTGAAAATTTTAGCATTATTGATGTCAGATCTCCCGGAGAGTTTAGGGAAGACCACATTCCAAACGCAATAAATATACCTTTATTAGACGATGAAGAAAGGAAAGAGATTGGAATAATTTACAAAAATATTGGCCCAGACAAAGCAAAGCTTAGAGGGGTAGAAGTCGTTTCCCCAAAACTTCCAGAATTTATAAAAGCAATACACCAGATATACCAGATAAAAAAACCCGTAGTTATCTACTGCTGGCGAGGAGGACTTAGAAGTGAGGCCTCCGTTACTTTTGCAAGACTTGCCGGCATATCAGTCTCAAAACTTATCGGTGGTTATAAATCATATAGAAAGTTTGTTTCGGAATATTTTGCCAATATGGACGAAAGTATAAAATTTATTACGCTATTTGGCCCAACTTGCTCCGGAAAAACGGAGATTTTGGAATGTATCGCTCAAAAAGGGTTCCCGGTAATAAACTTTGAAAAATGTGCAAGGCATAAAGGCTCGGTATTCGGGCATATAGGGGAGGACGACTATCCTTATATCACCCAAAAAAAGTTCGAATCTGAAGTCTTCTACAGTATGTATAAAAATAAAAGTAACTTATATTTTGTGGAAGGTGAAAGCAAAAAAATTGGCAAAGTAACTATCCCAAACAGCTTATTTAAGAAAATCAAGCATGCTTACAAAGTCTACATAGATGCGGATATAAGTTTTAGGGTAAAATTTGCGATAGAAACGTATAAACCTCAACTTTACGAAAAAGATATACACGGCTCATTACAAAACATTAAAAGATACCTTGATAAAAAAACATTCGATAAGTTAACATCTTTTCTAAACCAAAAAAACTTTGAAGACTTCACCAAAGAGATAATGTTAACTTATTACGACCCCCTGTACAAAAACGGTATAAAAGAAAATATTGATTATCAGATAAAGCTTTCAAATATTGAGGATACAGCAAATGAACTTACTAAACTTTATAAAGAAATTAATAATTTTGACTCTGTTGCTTAG
- a CDS encoding LysR family transcriptional regulator — protein sequence MDFKQIEAFVYVAKYKSFSKAAEKLLLSQPTISTHINTLEEELNVKLFDRLSKEVVLTEVGQVLFPYAVDMMDLRERSHEAVKEFLNEVSGSLRIGSSTIISEIVIPKILSEFKKEFPKTYYTFDVGNSQTMVQRVADGVLDLALVTRKIPKKDLEYKLFIKDKIVLGVYQGHPFYTRDSIFLDEIMGEPFIVRDIGSGTRAAVELALKQKGYDFDSLNSVATFRTTHAVIQGIKNKLGIGFMSEMAIQKEICSNEIKGITITDLMVEKDIFLVYSKKKSNKKLLKQFIDFALKDKN from the coding sequence ATGGATTTTAAACAAATTGAAGCCTTTGTATATGTTGCAAAATATAAGTCTTTCTCAAAAGCTGCGGAAAAGTTGCTATTGAGTCAGCCAACAATTTCAACGCATATTAACACTCTCGAAGAAGAGCTCAATGTAAAGCTTTTTGACAGGCTTTCTAAAGAGGTTGTGCTGACTGAAGTCGGACAGGTTTTATTCCCCTATGCTGTCGATATGATGGACTTGAGGGAAAGATCTCACGAGGCTGTTAAAGAATTTTTAAATGAGGTAAGTGGAAGCCTTAGGATTGGTTCTAGCACGATTATATCCGAAATAGTTATTCCTAAAATATTAAGTGAATTTAAAAAGGAATTTCCAAAGACATATTACACTTTTGACGTAGGAAATTCTCAAACTATGGTCCAAAGGGTCGCTGACGGGGTATTGGACCTTGCTCTTGTCACAAGAAAAATACCAAAAAAAGATTTGGAATACAAATTATTTATAAAAGATAAAATAGTCCTCGGGGTCTATCAGGGGCACCCCTTTTACACAAGGGATAGCATATTTTTAGACGAAATTATGGGCGAACCTTTTATTGTAAGAGATATAGGTTCAGGCACAAGAGCAGCGGTGGAGTTAGCTCTAAAACAAAAAGGATATGACTTTGATAGCCTAAATTCAGTAGCCACATTCAGAACAACACATGCGGTAATTCAGGGGATAAAAAATAAGTTAGGTATCGGTTTTATGAGTGAAATGGCAATACAAAAAGAGATTTGTTCAAATGAAATAAAAGGGATAACCATTACAGACCTTATGGTGGAAAAAGATATTTTTCTCGTCTACAGCAAGAAGAAGTCTAATAAAAAACTACTAAAGCAATTTATTGATTTTGCCTTGAAAGATAAAAATTAA
- a CDS encoding leucyl aminopeptidase family protein: MKFNVIDKNSFAGSKVIFLTIVDNFEIINKYFNKKDCEAIKTLLSNELLSNDEPKIKEIILTKNKQLTKLVLGYLPKLFEVQDLLKLGFLYGEYIKSNKVNTSSLVMVEDTLGKKNYTEFTKLVLEGAGYGLYTFNLYKSKPEFEDKNIQINIYTRIKRDNKEISSMLNEVEKIITSTYIARDLINTPANELTPEIFCQAAQKLNLTNCKISIIKDEDLKKEGLNLIYTVGAGSKNRPALLKIYYKGDPENNNHIAVVGKGVTFDSGGTNLKPSGHIETMKTDMAGAATALGIANLLSELNKKINVYFYIPLAENTIGYSAYRPGDIIRSKSGKTIEILNTDAEGRLILADALSVAVEEKADKIIDLATLTGACVVALGSHCAAFFANNDEIAESIMESSEYTGEDIWMLPLYKEYKKRLKSKLADLQNISTKKGEAGTIIGALFLNEFVENTPWIHIDIAGTAFIEERHPFYGEGASGFGIRLLYDFLDNIN, encoded by the coding sequence ATGAAATTTAACGTAATTGATAAGAATTCTTTTGCAGGCAGCAAAGTCATATTCTTAACTATCGTGGATAACTTTGAGATAATAAACAAATATTTTAATAAAAAAGACTGCGAAGCAATCAAAACTTTACTCTCAAATGAATTATTGTCAAATGATGAGCCAAAGATAAAAGAAATAATTTTGACCAAAAATAAGCAATTAACAAAGCTTGTCTTAGGCTATCTCCCTAAACTTTTTGAAGTTCAAGATCTTTTGAAATTAGGATTTCTTTACGGTGAATATATAAAATCAAACAAAGTAAATACATCTTCTTTGGTTATGGTTGAAGATACTCTCGGTAAAAAAAATTATACCGAGTTCACAAAACTTGTTCTTGAAGGAGCGGGATATGGCTTATATACTTTTAACCTTTATAAATCAAAGCCTGAATTTGAAGACAAGAATATCCAGATTAATATTTATACGAGGATTAAAAGGGATAATAAAGAAATATCATCAATGTTAAATGAAGTGGAAAAAATAATTACCTCTACCTATATTGCCAGAGATTTAATCAACACACCGGCAAATGAACTTACTCCTGAAATATTTTGTCAAGCAGCCCAAAAATTAAACTTAACCAATTGCAAAATATCAATCATAAAAGATGAAGATTTAAAAAAAGAAGGTTTAAACCTTATATATACAGTAGGTGCAGGCAGTAAAAACAGACCCGCTCTCCTTAAAATATACTATAAAGGCGACCCTGAAAATAATAACCATATTGCCGTAGTTGGCAAAGGGGTTACTTTTGATTCAGGTGGCACAAATCTTAAACCTTCAGGGCATATCGAAACCATGAAAACAGATATGGCCGGAGCTGCAACCGCTCTTGGAATAGCTAACCTTTTAAGCGAGCTTAATAAAAAAATTAATGTATATTTTTATATCCCTCTTGCAGAGAATACTATCGGCTATTCTGCATATAGACCCGGTGATATAATCAGGTCCAAGTCAGGCAAAACAATTGAAATATTAAATACTGATGCAGAAGGCAGACTTATCCTTGCCGACGCATTAAGTGTAGCCGTTGAAGAAAAGGCAGACAAAATTATTGACCTTGCGACATTAACAGGGGCTTGTGTTGTAGCTTTGGGAAGTCATTGTGCGGCTTTTTTTGCAAACAATGATGAGATTGCGGAAAGTATAATGGAATCATCTGAATATACTGGTGAAGATATCTGGATGCTACCTCTTTATAAAGAGTATAAAAAAAGATTAAAAAGTAAATTGGCTGATTTACAAAATATCTCTACCAAGAAAGGTGAAGCCGGGACAATTATTGGAGCTTTATTTTTAAACGAATTTGTTGAAAATACGCCATGGATTCATATCGATATTGCAGGGACAGCATTTATTGAAGAAAGACATCCATTTTATGGTGAAGGTGCTTCTGGATTTGGTATCAGACTTCTTTATGATTTTTTGGATAACATTAATTAA
- a CDS encoding peptide deformylase codes for MILEIKTFPDEVLRKKSTPVEQIDDNIKKLLDDMAETMYEAPGIGLAAPQVGVNKRVIVIDVTGPEERSGLLKIVNPEILRMEGECEGEEGCLSVPQEYADVKRAEKITVKFLDEEGREQILETDGLLARAFQHEIDHLDGVLFIDKISPLKREFIKKRIKKKLKMKNN; via the coding sequence ATGATTCTTGAAATAAAGACTTTTCCTGACGAAGTTTTAAGGAAAAAAAGCACACCTGTAGAGCAAATTGATGATAATATTAAAAAACTCCTTGATGACATGGCAGAAACCATGTATGAGGCACCCGGTATTGGTCTTGCTGCGCCTCAGGTTGGTGTCAACAAAAGAGTTATAGTAATAGACGTCACCGGGCCTGAAGAGAGAAGCGGCCTCTTAAAAATAGTCAACCCGGAAATCTTACGTATGGAAGGTGAATGTGAAGGTGAAGAAGGGTGTTTAAGTGTGCCTCAAGAGTATGCCGATGTAAAAAGAGCGGAAAAAATTACTGTAAAATTTCTTGACGAAGAAGGTAGAGAGCAGATATTGGAAACCGACGGATTGCTTGCAAGAGCATTCCAACATGAAATTGACCATCTTGACGGCGTGCTTTTCATAGATAAAATAAGCCCTTTAAAACGGGAATTTATAAAAAAACGTATAAAGAAAAAATTAAAAATGAAAAATAACTGA
- a CDS encoding DUF721 domain-containing protein, producing the protein MKRLSEFFDNTFSKNVNTIIELNGIWKKIVGEQISKITLPVRLNKKILNVMVFDPMWQHELSFFKNDILEKIPEKFDIIDIKFFVQYKKFEKEEKSFRELTEKEKKIIERIVNSIEDNELKEKIKNALTAYFKNFSYKESLFLE; encoded by the coding sequence ATGAAGAGACTGTCTGAGTTTTTCGATAATACTTTTTCTAAAAATGTAAACACTATCATTGAGCTAAATGGTATATGGAAAAAGATTGTCGGTGAGCAGATATCAAAGATAACCCTACCTGTAAGGCTTAATAAAAAGATATTAAATGTCATGGTGTTTGACCCGATGTGGCAACATGAGCTAAGTTTCTTTAAAAACGATATTTTAGAGAAGATTCCTGAAAAATTTGATATAATTGACATTAAATTTTTTGTTCAATATAAAAAGTTTGAAAAAGAAGAAAAATCTTTTAGAGAGCTAACTGAAAAAGAAAAAAAGATAATTGAAAGGATTGTAAACAGTATTGAAGATAATGAGCTAAAAGAAAAAATTAAAAATGCACTAACCGCTTATTTTAAGAATTTTTCATATAAAGAAAGCTTATTTCTTGAATAA
- the obgE gene encoding GTPase ObgE: protein MKFIDEIKIKVKGGDGGNGCVSFRREKYVPRGGPDGGHGGNGGNIIFEGDKSKHTLFDLNYLHIYKAERGEHGRGKDQNGRNGQDLIIKVPLGTIIKNTETDEILADITQDGQREIIAKGGRGGRGNMAFVTPTQRAPRYAEDGEKGEELSLILELKLIADVGIIGFPNAGKSTFISVVSAAKPKVADYPFTTLHPNLGVVRGKKLHSFVVADMPGLIEGAHEGVGLGIRFLKHMERTKLLVHFIDSSDEQSMVEKYKIIRNEIKKYSMELYLKKEIIVATKIDAVNMENLNEFKKFIKSNKLADSYVEISSITRQHTDNLIALIEENIINFNNEETV from the coding sequence ATGAAATTTATCGATGAAATAAAAATCAAAGTAAAAGGTGGCGACGGCGGAAACGGTTGTGTTAGTTTTCGCAGAGAAAAGTATGTCCCCCGCGGCGGCCCCGATGGCGGACACGGAGGTAACGGCGGGAATATAATTTTTGAAGGAGACAAATCTAAGCACACCCTTTTTGACCTGAACTATCTTCATATTTATAAAGCCGAAAGAGGGGAACACGGCAGAGGAAAAGATCAAAACGGCAGGAATGGTCAAGACCTTATTATCAAAGTACCCCTTGGCACCATAATAAAGAATACGGAAACAGATGAAATTTTGGCTGATATTACACAAGACGGCCAAAGGGAAATTATCGCCAAAGGCGGAAGAGGCGGTAGGGGGAATATGGCTTTTGTTACCCCAACTCAAAGAGCACCAAGATATGCTGAAGACGGAGAAAAAGGTGAAGAGCTTTCACTTATTTTAGAGTTAAAGCTTATAGCGGATGTAGGTATTATCGGATTTCCCAATGCCGGTAAATCAACCTTTATTTCGGTAGTTTCAGCAGCAAAACCAAAAGTAGCTGATTACCCTTTTACTACACTCCATCCGAATCTTGGAGTTGTCAGAGGCAAGAAGTTGCATTCGTTTGTAGTCGCTGATATGCCTGGACTTATTGAAGGTGCACATGAAGGGGTTGGACTTGGCATAAGGTTTTTAAAACATATGGAAAGAACCAAACTGCTTGTCCACTTCATTGACTCATCTGACGAACAATCAATGGTTGAAAAATATAAAATCATAAGAAATGAGATTAAAAAGTATTCCATGGAACTTTACTTGAAAAAAGAAATTATTGTTGCTACAAAAATTGATGCTGTCAACATGGAAAACCTTAACGAGTTTAAGAAGTTTATCAAAAGCAACAAGTTAGCGGATAGCTATGTAGAAATATCTTCGATAACCCGTCAGCATACAGATAATCTGATTGCATTAATTGAGGAAAATATTATAAATTTCAATAATGAAGAGACTGTCTGA
- the rpmA gene encoding 50S ribosomal protein L27 yields MAHKKAGGSTRNGRDSNSKRLGVKRFEGQVVKAGNILVRQRGTKFKPGVNVGCGKDYTLFALTDGLVKFEDKGRKGKFISVYTEAAN; encoded by the coding sequence ATGGCTCATAAGAAAGCTGGTGGTAGTACCAGAAACGGTAGAGACAGTAATAGTAAACGACTTGGCGTAAAAAGATTTGAAGGACAAGTTGTTAAAGCCGGTAATATCCTTGTAAGGCAAAGAGGTACAAAATTTAAACCTGGCGTAAATGTAGGCTGTGGAAAAGATTACACACTTTTTGCACTTACTGATGGGCTTGTAAAATTTGAAGATAAGGGCAGAAAAGGTAAGTTTATATCAGTTTACACAGAAGCTGCCAATTAA
- the rplU gene encoding 50S ribosomal protein L21: MFAIVKTGGKQFTVKPGDIIKVEKLEAEKGAAVNFSDVLAVSKDGELVLGNPVVEGALVEAEVIEQTRGEKIIVFKRKRRKDYKKKQGHRQYLTKVRIKDIKVG, from the coding sequence ATGTTTGCGATAGTAAAAACCGGCGGGAAACAGTTTACTGTTAAACCTGGCGATATTATTAAGGTAGAGAAGTTAGAAGCAGAAAAAGGTGCTGCTGTTAACTTTAGTGATGTGCTTGCTGTTTCAAAAGATGGTGAACTTGTGCTTGGAAATCCTGTTGTTGAAGGTGCTTTGGTGGAAGCTGAAGTGATCGAACAAACAAGAGGGGAAAAAATAATTGTTTTCAAGAGAAAAAGAAGGAAAGATTATAAAAAGAAACAAGGGCACAGACAGTATCTTACAAAAGTTAGAATAAAAGATATTAAAGTTGGTTAG